A region of Vitis vinifera cultivar Pinot Noir 40024 chromosome 13, ASM3070453v1 DNA encodes the following proteins:
- the LOC109121948 gene encoding probable inactive purple acid phosphatase 27 gives MSSPSSSMKPSISSWVFRLFLAAVLLSFPGPCSSSFSPPITISSIDEFQNYTAISDFRILNRRVLVECPDANPYLQINVSKTSSLSDEEYLTVTVSGVLLPAETDWVAMISPSHSDVSSCPLAAIFYIQTGDISNLPLLCHYPVKAQFVSNDPDYLSCKKQECKKYENGKCVAVTCAGSLTFHAINIRTDIEFVFFAGGFQTPCILTRSNPVSFASPEKPLYGHISSIDSTGTSMRLTWVSGDKEPQQVQYEGKSEESEVVTFTQGDMCGTEKTSPAKDFGWHDPGYIHSAVMTGLQPSSTFSYKYGSDSVGWSDQIQFRTPPAGGSDELRFIAFGDMGKAPRDASAEHYIQPGSISVIEAVAKELSSGNIDSIFHIGDISYATGFLVEWDFFLHLINPVASQVSYMTAIGNHEMDYPDAESIYKTPDSGGECGVPYWTYFPMPTVQKEKPWYSIEQGSVHFTIISTEHDWAESAEQYEWMKNDMASVDRSKTPWLIFIGHRHMYTSTTSLGSSDFISAVEPLLLANKVDLVLFGHVHNYERTCAIYDHECKGMPKKDEDGIDTYDNSNYTAPVQAVIGMAGFSLDKFPDDDDNAWSLSRISEYGYVRGHATWEELKMEFVESNTRKVGDSFRIIRSQSS, from the exons ATGTCTTCTCCCTCTTCTTCCATGAAACCCTCCATTTCTTCATGGGTTTTCAGACTTTTCTTAGCTGCTGTCTTACTTTCCTTTCCCGGTCCTTGTTCTTCTTCGTTTTCGCCTCCCATAACCATCAGCTCCATTGATGAGTTCCAAAACTACACTGCAATATCCGATTTCCGGATACTGAATAGAAGAGTTTTGGTGGAGTGTCCCGATGCAAACCCTTATCTTCAAATCAACGTTAGCAAGACTTCAAGCCTCTCCGATGAAGAATACCTCACTGTCACCGTTAGCGGAGTTCTACTTCCCGCAGAGACTGATTGGGTGGCCATGATTTCCCCTTCTCATTCCGA TGTCTCAAGTTGTCCATTAGCTGCAATTTTCTATATACAAACTGGTGACATTAGTAACTTGCCTCTTCTCTGCCATTATCCTGTCAAG GCACAGTTTGTGAGCAATGATCCTGACTACCTCAGTTGCAAGAAACAGGAATGCAAGAAGTATGAGAATGGCAAATGTGTAGCGGTCACCTGCGCCGGCTCGTTAACATTTCATGCTATCAACATCAGAACAGACATTGAGTTTGTGTTCTTCGCTGGTGGATTCCAAACCCCTTGCATTTTGACTAGATCAAACCCTGTGAGCTTTGCTAGTCCAGAAAAGCCATTATATGGACACATCTCAAGCATAGATTCAACTGGAACATCT ATGAGATTAACATGGGTCAGTGGTGATAAAGAGCCTCAACAAGTTCAATATGAAGGCAAATCAGAAGAATCAGAAGTTGTAACATTTACACAAGGTGATATGTGTG GCACTGAAAAAACTAGTCCAGCCAAGGATTTTGGGTGGCATGATCCCGGTTACATTCATTCAGCAGTGATGACAGGACTTCAGCCTTCAAGCACCTTCTCCTATAAATATGGAAG TGACTCGGTTGGTTGGAGTGATCAAATTCAATTCCGGACTCCACCTGCTGGGGGATCAGATGAACTCAGATTTATTGCATTTGGTGACATGGGAAAGGCTCCTCGTGATGCTTCTGCTGAACACTACATTCAG CCAGGATCTATCTCGGTAATTGAGGCCGTAGCCAAAGAACTCAGTTCTGGGAATATAGATTCCATCTTCCACATTGGAGATATTAGTTATGCCACAGGCTTCTTAGTAGAATGGGATTTCTTCCTCCACCTTATCAACCCAGTTGCTTCCCAAGTTTCTTACATGACTGCAATTGGAAACCACGAGAT GGACTACCCGGATGCAGAATCAATTTACAAAACTCCTGACTCGGGTGGAGAATGTGGAGTTCCTTACTGGACTTATTTTCCAATGCCTACAGTGCAAAAAGAAAAGCCATGGTATTCCATTGAACAAGGAAGTGTTCACTTCACAATAATTTCAACCGAACATGACTGGGCTGAAAGTGCCGAGCAG TATGAATGGATGAAAAATGACATGGCTTCAGTTGATAGATCGAAAACCCCTTGGCTAATTTTTATTGG GCACAGACATATGTATACTTCCACAACCAGTTTGGGCTCCTCCGACTTCATATCAGCCGTAGAGCCATTATTGCTGGCCAACAAG GTTGATCTGGTTCTCTTTGGTCATGTGCACAACTACGAGAGAACTTGTGCTATTTATGACCATGAATGCAAAGGGATGCCTAAGAAGGATGAAGATGGGATCGACACCTATGATAACAGCAATTATACTGCCCCAGTTCAAGCAGTCATTGGAATGGCTGGCTTCAGCTTGGACAAGTTCCCGGATGATGAT GATAATGCTTGGAGTTTGTCAAGGATTTCTGAATATGGATATGTAAGAGGGCATGCAACATGGGAAGAGTTAAAAATGGAG TTTGTAGAAAGCAATACAAGAAAAGTTGGGGATAGCTTCCGCATCATTAGAAGTCAAAGTTCCTAG
- the LOC100255053 gene encoding uncharacterized protein LOC100255053 yields the protein MKGASASSTIQAAFSYCVQQVRNYDYHHYLCNIELPPNMWKAAFAIRAFNVETARAMDIASDPRVGLMRLLWWQEAIDKIFANKTIEHPTAQALASVVSEHKISKGWMKRSVEARINDARREVTDMPETIEELERYAEDTVSTLLYTTLQAGGIRSTAADHAASHIGKASGLLLLLRSLPYHANRNRQFPYIPKDLAANHNLLDTQGGRSEIRMDSPEGLCDVVFDMASVANAHLEKARQLAGTVPAEALPVLLPAVPAQVILDSLSRVQFNVFDPRMARGILGIPPLWFQLKLKWHSWRGKY from the coding sequence ATGAAGGGTGCTTCGGCATCAAGTACAATACAGGCAGCTTTCTCCTACTGTGTACAGCAAGTAAGAAATTATGATTACCATCACTACCTCTGCAACATTGAGCTCCCTCCCAACATGTGGAAGGCTGCATTTGCCATCCGTGCCTTTAATGTTGAAACCGCCAGAGCAATGGATATTGCTTCTGATCCCAGGGTTGGCCTTATGCGCCTCCTCTGGTGGCAGGAAGCCATAGACAAAATTTTTGCCAACAAAACGATTGAGCATCCAACAGCTCAGGCCCTTGCATCTGTGGTATCTGAGCACAAAATCAGCAAGGGCTGGATGAAGCGGTCTGTTGAAGCTCGTATCAATGATGCAAGAAGAGAGGTTACTGATATGCCGGAAACAATTGAAGAGTTGGAGCGATATGCTGAGGACACTGTATCCACTCTTCTGTACACAACACTTCAAGCTGGTGGGATCAGGTCTACTGCAGCAGATCATGCAGCATCACAtattggtaaggcaagtggccTTCTCTTGCTGCTAAGGTCTCTACCATATCATGCTAATCGAAACCGTCAGTTTCCTTATATACCAAAGGACCTAGCAGCCAATCACAATTTGTTGGATACACAGGGAGGTCGATCAGAGATTCGAATGGATTCTCCTGAGGGTCTGTGTGACGTGGTTTTTGATATGGCATCGGTAGCTAATGCCCATTTGGAGAAGGCTCGTCAATTAGCTGGAACAGTACCTGCTGAGGCTCTTCCAGTGCTTCTACCAGCTGTGCCTGCCCAGGTTATCTTGGACTCCCTGAGTCGGGTGCAATTCAATGTGTTTGATCCAAGGATGGCTCGGGGGATTCTTGGTATTCCTCCTTTGTGGTTCCAGTTGAAACTCAAATGGCATTCATGGAGAGGGAAATACTAA